The following proteins come from a genomic window of Hydractinia symbiolongicarpus strain clone_291-10 chromosome 2, HSymV2.1, whole genome shotgun sequence:
- the LOC130630583 gene encoding KRAB-A domain-containing protein 2-like isoform X1, producing the protein MFSTMETEKRYMEEKFQEWLEVERTKRNSVIMPEQTYKTIIDFLCGRIDNVPRAMKRKLRRKKFQVMSYPTLGLSDVLCSPFPDGDSPLGKYRRVATDRQMFDIINRVHRQEVGHQGVHKTFEKIARTYDNVTRDAVGAYIKLCTTCCLKSSQIKKAPLKPIITTGFLQRVQIDLIAMLSKPDADYNYIGHVVDHFSKFRILFPMKGKQQMNLLQTFLEVF; encoded by the exons ATGTTCAGCACAATGGAGACTGAAAAGAGATACATGGAAGAAAAATTTCAGGAATGGTTGGAAGTTGAAAGGACTAAACGGAATTCCGTAATAATGCCCGAACAGACTTATAAAACAATAATAGATTTTCTATGTGGAAGAATAGACAACGTTCCACGTGCTATGAAAAGAAAACtgcgaagaaaaaaattccaagTGATGAGTTATCCTACACTTGGTTTATCGGATGTTTTGTGCTCTCCATTTCCCGAT GGCGATTCTCCTCTGGGAAAATATCGTCGCGTAGCAACAGACCGACAGATGTTTGACATTATCAATAGAGTACACCGCCAAGAAGTTGGTCACCAAGGGGTTCATAAAACGTTTGAAAAG ATAGCACGCACCTATGATAACGTTACTAGAGACGCTGTTGGTGCTTATATAAAGCTTTGCACAACTTGCTGTCTGAAATCCAGTCAAATAAAGAAAGCTCCATTGAAGCCGATTATCACTACAGGATTCTTACAGCGTGTACAg ATCGATCTGATTGCTATGTTATCCAAACCAGATGCCGATTACAACTACATTGGCCATGTCGTGGACCATTTTAGCAAATTCAGGATATTATTTCCAATGAAAGGGAAACAGCAAATGAATTTGCTTCAAACTTTTTTAGAAGTTTTTTAG
- the LOC130630583 gene encoding KRAB-A domain-containing protein 2-like isoform X2, with the protein METEKRYMEEKFQEWLEVERTKRNSVIMPEQTYKTIIDFLCGRIDNVPRAMKRKLRRKKFQVMSYPTLGLSDVLCSPFPDGDSPLGKYRRVATDRQMFDIINRVHRQEVGHQGVHKTFEKIARTYDNVTRDAVGAYIKLCTTCCLKSSQIKKAPLKPIITTGFLQRVQIDLIAMLSKPDADYNYIGHVVDHFSKFRILFPMKGKQQMNLLQTFLEVF; encoded by the exons ATGGAGACTGAAAAGAGATACATGGAAGAAAAATTTCAGGAATGGTTGGAAGTTGAAAGGACTAAACGGAATTCCGTAATAATGCCCGAACAGACTTATAAAACAATAATAGATTTTCTATGTGGAAGAATAGACAACGTTCCACGTGCTATGAAAAGAAAACtgcgaagaaaaaaattccaagTGATGAGTTATCCTACACTTGGTTTATCGGATGTTTTGTGCTCTCCATTTCCCGAT GGCGATTCTCCTCTGGGAAAATATCGTCGCGTAGCAACAGACCGACAGATGTTTGACATTATCAATAGAGTACACCGCCAAGAAGTTGGTCACCAAGGGGTTCATAAAACGTTTGAAAAG ATAGCACGCACCTATGATAACGTTACTAGAGACGCTGTTGGTGCTTATATAAAGCTTTGCACAACTTGCTGTCTGAAATCCAGTCAAATAAAGAAAGCTCCATTGAAGCCGATTATCACTACAGGATTCTTACAGCGTGTACAg ATCGATCTGATTGCTATGTTATCCAAACCAGATGCCGATTACAACTACATTGGCCATGTCGTGGACCATTTTAGCAAATTCAGGATATTATTTCCAATGAAAGGGAAACAGCAAATGAATTTGCTTCAAACTTTTTTAGAAGTTTTTTAG